A stretch of the Tautonia marina genome encodes the following:
- a CDS encoding DUF1553 domain-containing protein codes for MVLRLTAAVILTGMAVPTLAGADEIEVDYLRDIKPVLTARCYSCHGALKQEAKLRLDTVELMQVGSNAGPVIEPGNVEESYLLYVLTGEDGLRMPPEGEPLTDEQINAIRSWIAAGAPAPDDETPQQDPMDHWAFQAPVRPEVPEASSPEWGSNPIDAFLSAEHQRLGLSPLAEADRALLFRRVALDLTGLAPTRDELHAFLDDPSPDAYDRAVDRLLDSPHYGERWGRHWMDVWRYSDWDGYGQEVRESQPHIWRWRDWIVESLNDDLGYDQMIQAMLAADEIAPDDPDTLRATGFLVRNWYKFNRNIWLDATVEHTGKAFLGLTINCAKCHDHKYDPIPQTDYYRFRALFEPHEIATDRIPDQSDTSKDGLVRVFDAHADRPTYLFERGEESMPVESRPLEPAIPQMFDDAPEIAPVSLPPTAYYPGLREHVRREALDTARATVDTARTALEKAQTESEEGTSETSEDPLSPLRLAERGLKAALADLDAVEARLAADDARYAEAPDDRQIELLTIRAGLAERRAALARTEHDRILAEKALADARAALSDDDPKTAQAVTAAEKALTNATKAAEEAAQALDGPLPSSYSPFGPVRPATSTGRRLALAHWITDRENPLTARVAVNHVWMRHFGEPLVESVFDFGIGGSLPSHPELLDWLAVELIDSGWSLKHLHRLIVTSRAYRMQSWSDPDHPNTSIDPQNRFLWRMNPRRMESELVRDNVLRVAGSLDPTLGGPDLAPESALDTPRRSLYFRHAKEKRATFLKLFDSANVTSCYRRDVSVAPQQALALSNSPLTLGQARLLAGKLSESVSENADPSFIALAFEQVLGRAPSPEERDACLTYLQTQPAQLAEAESLTPFESGPESAIPPSTNPHQRARENLVHVLMNHSDFLTIR; via the coding sequence ATGGTGTTGCGTCTCACGGCTGCGGTGATCCTGACCGGGATGGCGGTGCCGACCCTGGCAGGAGCGGACGAGATCGAGGTCGATTATCTCCGCGACATCAAGCCCGTGCTGACCGCACGCTGCTACTCTTGCCACGGCGCTTTGAAGCAAGAGGCCAAGCTGCGCCTCGATACGGTCGAGCTGATGCAGGTCGGTAGCAACGCCGGTCCGGTCATCGAACCCGGCAACGTCGAGGAAAGCTACCTCCTGTACGTCCTTACTGGTGAGGACGGCCTTCGAATGCCCCCCGAGGGGGAACCCCTCACCGACGAACAGATCAACGCCATTCGCTCCTGGATCGCCGCCGGTGCCCCCGCCCCCGACGACGAGACTCCCCAGCAAGATCCGATGGATCATTGGGCCTTTCAGGCCCCCGTCCGCCCCGAAGTGCCCGAAGCCTCCTCCCCGGAGTGGGGATCGAACCCGATCGATGCCTTCCTCTCCGCCGAGCACCAGCGTCTGGGTCTCTCCCCCTTGGCCGAGGCCGACCGCGCCCTCTTGTTCCGTCGCGTTGCGCTCGACCTCACCGGCCTTGCCCCGACCCGCGATGAGCTCCACGCCTTCCTCGACGACCCCAGCCCCGACGCCTACGACCGCGCCGTCGATCGCCTCCTCGACAGCCCCCACTACGGCGAGCGCTGGGGCCGTCACTGGATGGACGTCTGGCGCTACAGCGACTGGGACGGTTACGGTCAGGAAGTCCGCGAGAGCCAGCCGCACATCTGGCGATGGCGCGACTGGATCGTCGAATCGCTCAACGACGACCTCGGCTACGACCAGATGATCCAGGCCATGCTCGCCGCCGACGAGATTGCCCCCGACGACCCCGACACCCTCCGCGCCACCGGCTTCCTCGTCCGGAACTGGTACAAATTCAACCGCAACATCTGGCTCGACGCCACCGTTGAACACACCGGCAAGGCCTTCCTCGGCCTGACGATTAACTGCGCCAAGTGTCACGACCACAAGTACGACCCCATTCCCCAGACCGACTACTACCGCTTCCGGGCCCTGTTCGAACCTCACGAGATCGCCACCGACCGCATCCCCGACCAGTCCGACACCTCCAAGGACGGCCTCGTCCGCGTCTTCGACGCTCACGCCGACCGCCCCACCTATTTGTTCGAACGGGGCGAGGAATCGATGCCGGTCGAGAGTCGCCCTCTCGAACCCGCCATCCCCCAGATGTTCGACGACGCTCCCGAAATCGCTCCCGTCTCCCTGCCTCCGACCGCCTATTATCCCGGCCTCCGCGAGCATGTCCGCCGCGAAGCCCTCGACACCGCCAGAGCGACCGTCGATACCGCTCGGACGGCACTGGAGAAGGCTCAGACGGAATCCGAAGAAGGGACTTCCGAAACCTCGGAGGATCCCCTCTCCCCCCTCCGGCTTGCCGAACGGGGGCTGAAGGCCGCCTTGGCCGACCTCGACGCCGTCGAGGCTCGGCTCGCCGCCGACGACGCCCGATACGCCGAAGCCCCCGACGATCGCCAGATCGAACTCCTGACCATCCGTGCCGGTTTGGCCGAACGTCGTGCCGCCCTGGCTCGGACCGAACACGATCGAATTCTCGCCGAAAAGGCTCTCGCCGACGCCCGCGCCGCCCTCTCCGACGACGATCCCAAGACCGCCCAGGCCGTCACCGCGGCCGAAAAGGCCCTCACCAACGCGACCAAGGCCGCCGAGGAGGCCGCCCAGGCGCTCGACGGCCCCTTGCCCTCCTCCTATTCCCCATTCGGTCCCGTACGACCGGCGACCAGCACCGGCAGACGGCTCGCCCTGGCCCATTGGATCACCGACCGGGAGAACCCCTTGACGGCCCGCGTCGCCGTCAATCACGTCTGGATGCGTCACTTCGGCGAGCCGCTCGTCGAATCCGTCTTCGACTTCGGCATCGGGGGCTCACTCCCGTCCCATCCGGAACTGCTTGACTGGCTCGCCGTCGAGCTGATCGATTCCGGCTGGAGCCTCAAGCACCTGCACCGCCTGATCGTCACCTCGCGTGCCTACCGGATGCAGTCCTGGTCCGACCCCGACCACCCAAACACAAGTATCGACCCCCAAAACCGCTTCCTCTGGCGTATGAATCCGCGTCGCATGGAATCGGAGCTGGTTCGGGACAACGTGCTCCGCGTGGCCGGATCGCTCGATCCGACGCTCGGCGGCCCCGACCTCGCGCCGGAATCGGCCCTCGACACCCCGCGCCGGAGTCTCTACTTCCGCCACGCCAAGGAAAAACGGGCCACCTTCCTCAAGTTGTTCGACTCGGCCAACGTCACCTCCTGCTACCGCCGCGACGTGAGCGTTGCCCCTCAGCAAGCGCTTGCGCTCTCGAACAGCCCGTTAACGCTCGGACAGGCCCGGCTCCTCGCCGGCAAACTCTCCGAGTCGGTGAGTGAAAACGCCGATCCCTCCTTTATCGCCCTCGCCTTCGAGCAGGTCCTCGGCCGCGCTCCCAGCCCCGAGGAACGCGATGCCTGCCTGACCTATCTGCAAACGCAGCCCGCTCAGCTCGCCGAGGCCGAATCACTCACCCCGTTTGAAAGCGGCCCCGAGAGTGCCATCCCCCCTTCGACCAACCCTCATCAGCGCGCCCGCGAAAACCTCGTTCATGTGCTGATGAACCACTCCGACTTCCTCACGATCCGCTGA
- a CDS encoding HD domain-containing phosphohydrolase codes for MSILHAEPNAQDILDALSLRIALVDDTGTIRSVNRAWLDYAHAHGADRSVIAEGANYLAVCDSAQGDDRDSALAFATGIRDVLSGRRNAFCLDYPCHEPHRACWGRGRVTPLRSSDDSQPRYVVVSHADVTARRLIEQSRDEHEAILRSVFEMPSLAIGVIELDAHDLRFVSVNQAAAQALGRSSWELSGRWATEMALPADRIKIWVEHGTRSLEQGTPRRFEYLEETPRGPRTFSTIICPIIGTQLSTARLSFVAEDITDHCRVEQENLALNAEVEMQLDRIQSLRTIDRAINSGLDLPSLLNIVLDQGLAQLDVDAAAILLRAPHRPGLEYATTRGFFDPPDPDQVDPLTDGPRATAFLERHTCAVRFGPGHDTPIPLQLEHEAFRSYWAVPIVVRGEPWGILEVGHRSTIAPDSRWLLYLETLAGQAAIAIEHATLIDNLRRANHRLLVGYEATIEGWSRAMDLRDHETEQHSLRVTEMSVRLGRELGLSRDELVQIRRGALLHDIGKVGIPDHILLKPGKLDEDEMAIVRRHPDDAFAILSPIEFLRPALDIPYCHHERWNGSGYPRGLKGSQIPLAARIFAVVDIWDALSSDRPYRAALCPAQVRSELLAISGTELDPEIVSTFLRILDRDHANAFENHPPE; via the coding sequence GTGTCTATTCTGCACGCTGAGCCCAACGCCCAGGACATTCTCGACGCGCTCTCGCTTCGGATCGCTCTGGTTGATGACACAGGAACCATCCGATCGGTCAACCGAGCCTGGCTCGACTATGCCCACGCCCACGGCGCCGATCGCTCCGTCATCGCCGAAGGGGCAAACTATCTGGCCGTCTGCGATTCGGCTCAGGGCGACGATCGAGATTCGGCCCTCGCCTTCGCGACCGGAATTCGAGACGTACTCAGTGGTCGTCGCAATGCCTTCTGTCTCGACTACCCCTGCCATGAGCCGCACCGCGCCTGCTGGGGCCGGGGTCGGGTCACGCCGCTTCGCAGTTCCGATGATTCCCAGCCTCGTTACGTGGTCGTGTCTCATGCCGACGTCACCGCACGCCGTCTGATCGAACAGTCGCGTGACGAGCATGAAGCCATTCTCCGCAGCGTGTTCGAAATGCCCTCGCTCGCCATCGGTGTCATTGAACTCGACGCGCACGACCTGCGCTTCGTCTCGGTCAACCAGGCCGCCGCGCAAGCCCTCGGACGATCCTCCTGGGAGCTTTCCGGACGATGGGCCACCGAGATGGCCCTGCCCGCCGACCGGATTAAAATCTGGGTCGAACACGGAACCAGGAGCCTGGAACAAGGAACTCCCCGAAGATTCGAGTATCTCGAAGAAACCCCTCGTGGCCCCCGCACCTTCTCGACCATCATCTGCCCAATTATCGGCACCCAGCTATCGACCGCCCGCCTCTCATTCGTCGCCGAAGACATCACCGATCACTGTCGGGTCGAGCAGGAGAACCTCGCGCTGAACGCCGAGGTCGAAATGCAGCTCGATCGGATTCAGTCGCTCCGAACCATCGACCGTGCGATCAACAGCGGGCTCGACTTGCCGTCCCTTCTGAACATCGTGCTCGATCAGGGCCTTGCGCAACTCGACGTCGATGCGGCGGCCATTCTCCTCCGTGCCCCCCACCGGCCAGGGCTCGAATATGCAACCACGAGGGGATTTTTCGACCCTCCCGATCCCGACCAGGTCGATCCCCTGACCGACGGGCCGCGTGCCACCGCCTTTCTCGAACGTCACACCTGCGCCGTCCGATTCGGTCCCGGACACGACACCCCGATCCCCTTGCAGCTCGAACACGAAGCGTTTCGGTCGTACTGGGCCGTCCCCATCGTGGTTCGGGGCGAACCCTGGGGAATCCTCGAAGTCGGCCATCGATCAACCATCGCTCCCGACTCCCGATGGCTCCTTTACCTGGAAACGCTGGCTGGTCAGGCCGCCATCGCCATCGAGCACGCCACGCTCATCGACAATCTTCGGCGCGCCAATCATCGCCTCTTGGTCGGCTACGAGGCCACCATCGAGGGCTGGAGCCGGGCCATGGACCTCCGCGACCATGAAACCGAGCAGCACAGCCTCCGAGTCACCGAGATGTCCGTTCGACTCGGCCGAGAGCTTGGGCTCAGCCGCGACGAGCTTGTCCAGATCCGCCGTGGAGCCCTGCTGCACGACATCGGCAAGGTCGGAATTCCCGACCACATTCTGCTGAAGCCCGGCAAGCTTGACGAGGACGAAATGGCCATCGTCCGCCGGCACCCCGACGACGCCTTCGCGATTCTCTCCCCGATCGAGTTCCTCCGACCGGCCCTCGACATCCCCTATTGCCACCACGAGCGCTGGAACGGCAGTGGCTATCCTCGCGGCCTGAAAGGATCACAAATTCCCCTCGCCGCGCGCATCTTTGCTGTTGTCGACATCTGGGACGCCCTGTCTTCCGATCGCCCGTATCGGGCTGCGCTCTGCCCGGCTCAGGTCCGATCGGAACTGCTCGCAATCTCCGGAACCGAGCTTGATCCCGAGATCGTCTCCACGTTCCTCCGCATTCTCGATCGCGACCACGCAAACGCCTTTGAGAATCATCCTCCCGAGTGA
- a CDS encoding response regulator has product MTKLRILVVDDHHLFRAGVRAILDAVEDLWVCCDVSSAEEALEQLETHHPDILLTDISMKGMTGLELADRVRRDFPSTRTIILSMHASKEYAERAFRSGVAGFLVKDAAVHEVELAIRTVARGETYLSPIISSHLISDYSQSADLKEPTTDPLTARQREVLRLIAEGLTTKAIARRLNISVKTADTHRTQLMERLDLHDIASLVRYAIRVGLVTPDE; this is encoded by the coding sequence ATGACAAAACTCCGAATTCTTGTCGTTGACGACCATCACCTCTTCCGAGCAGGAGTCCGCGCCATCCTCGATGCCGTCGAGGATCTCTGGGTCTGCTGCGATGTTTCCTCGGCCGAGGAGGCGTTGGAACAGCTCGAAACCCACCACCCCGACATCCTCTTGACCGACATCTCCATGAAGGGCATGACCGGCCTTGAACTGGCCGATCGCGTCCGACGCGACTTCCCCAGCACCCGGACAATCATCCTTTCCATGCACGCCTCGAAGGAATACGCCGAGCGTGCGTTTCGCTCCGGCGTTGCCGGATTTCTCGTCAAGGATGCGGCGGTGCATGAGGTGGAGTTGGCGATCCGAACGGTTGCCCGGGGAGAAACCTATCTCAGCCCGATCATCTCCTCTCATCTGATCTCCGATTACTCGCAGAGTGCCGACCTCAAAGAGCCCACGACCGACCCTCTGACCGCCCGCCAGCGAGAAGTCTTGAGGCTCATCGCCGAAGGTCTGACCACCAAGGCCATCGCCCGCCGCTTGAACATCAGCGTCAAGACCGCCGACACCCATCGCACCCAGCTGATGGAACGACTCGACCTGCACGACATCGCCAGCCTGGTCCGCTATGCCATCCGGGTCGGTCTGGTCACTCCCGACGAGTAA
- a CDS encoding PAS domain-containing sensor histidine kinase, translated as MATLAMLKGIAFVLFTAVILYWKMTETLVGLETTRRDLAEVQERFRRAIVDAPIPVIIFAEDGEIVLLNQTWLESTGYSPEELKSISDWTERAYGARKAMAEEIIQNLFTMDQRIDEADFEIRIRDGSVRIWSFSSAPLGHLNDGRRLMISMARDVTDRRQAEDALRTSEERFRMVVESAPEGIFIQTQSKFAYVNSAAVKLFGAGEANEMLGQDVIRWFHPSEHESIRERIALINQNRQTGGRIERIILRPDGRQIETEISAIPIEYSRETGALVFIRDISDRKQAEYQLTESSNRLRELTRRLLSLQEAERRNLARELHDQIGQGLTAIKMNLQTAQMRPEVLTPRLNDAKALLDQTLDQVRSLSLDLRPSLLDDLGLVPALNWYLERFSERTGIQAQLHSESQGLAVSPLVATTCFRTAQEALTNVARHARASRVTVRLNCQTDQFDLFIRDDGVGFDPDQATGLGLIGMRERVEDAGGVLQIQSKPHAGTEIRLSFPPANASLEGRDRHDKTPNSCR; from the coding sequence ATGGCGACTCTTGCGATGCTGAAGGGGATCGCGTTTGTGTTATTCACGGCCGTGATCCTCTACTGGAAGATGACCGAAACGCTTGTCGGTCTGGAGACAACCCGCCGTGACCTCGCCGAAGTGCAAGAGCGATTCCGGAGAGCGATTGTCGATGCCCCCATCCCGGTGATTATTTTTGCCGAGGATGGCGAGATTGTTTTGTTGAACCAGACCTGGCTCGAATCGACGGGTTATTCGCCCGAGGAACTGAAATCCATCTCCGACTGGACCGAACGGGCGTACGGCGCGCGGAAGGCAATGGCCGAGGAGATCATCCAGAACCTGTTCACGATGGATCAACGCATCGATGAGGCGGATTTTGAGATCCGCATTCGAGATGGTTCCGTCCGGATCTGGTCGTTCAGCTCCGCTCCCCTCGGCCACCTGAACGATGGTCGTCGCCTCATGATCAGCATGGCCCGAGACGTGACCGACCGTCGGCAGGCGGAAGATGCGCTTCGAACCTCCGAGGAACGCTTCCGCATGGTCGTCGAGTCGGCTCCCGAAGGAATTTTCATCCAAACACAATCCAAATTCGCCTATGTCAATTCCGCCGCAGTCAAACTGTTCGGCGCCGGTGAGGCAAACGAAATGCTGGGCCAGGACGTGATTCGTTGGTTTCACCCTTCGGAACACGAGTCCATCAGGGAACGCATTGCGTTGATCAACCAGAATCGCCAGACCGGAGGTCGGATCGAACGGATCATTTTGCGGCCCGATGGCCGACAAATCGAGACCGAGATCAGCGCCATTCCAATTGAATATTCCCGTGAGACGGGGGCCCTGGTTTTCATCCGCGACATCAGCGATCGGAAGCAAGCCGAATATCAGCTCACCGAGTCTTCAAACCGTCTCCGAGAACTGACTCGCCGCCTTCTGAGCCTTCAGGAAGCCGAGCGGCGCAACCTTGCCCGAGAGTTGCACGACCAAATCGGTCAGGGCCTCACGGCCATCAAGATGAACCTTCAGACTGCCCAGATGCGGCCCGAGGTCCTGACCCCCCGACTCAACGACGCAAAGGCACTCCTCGACCAGACCCTCGATCAGGTCCGAAGCCTTTCGCTCGACCTTCGACCGTCGCTGCTTGATGATCTCGGATTGGTCCCTGCCCTGAACTGGTACCTGGAACGGTTTTCCGAGCGAACGGGGATTCAGGCACAGTTGCACTCCGAGTCCCAGGGGCTCGCCGTCTCTCCCCTCGTCGCCACCACATGCTTCCGAACCGCTCAGGAAGCGTTGACGAACGTGGCAAGGCATGCCCGGGCCTCGCGCGTCACGGTGCGACTGAATTGCCAAACCGACCAGTTCGACCTGTTCATCCGCGATGACGGTGTAGGGTTTGATCCTGACCAGGCAACCGGCCTGGGATTGATCGGAATGCGAGAGCGTGTCGAAGATGCCGGCGGCGTCCTCCAAATCCAGTCGAAACCTCACGCCGGAACCGAGATTAGGCTCAGTTTCCCCCCGGCCAACGCATCGCTCGAAGGGAGAGACCGTCATGACAAAACTCCGAATTCTTGTCGTTGA
- a CDS encoding Fur family transcriptional regulator, with protein sequence MNVRKTRQGQAIRRVIAESGRPLSPAEIQEAAKHEIPSLGLATVYRVIKRMAEDGEVAAVQLPGEPPRYEDQRVAANHHHHFHCKRCGRVFDVPGCPDGLDALTPPGFQVDHHELVLYGQCVSCQRAPTTS encoded by the coding sequence ATGAATGTTCGCAAGACACGACAGGGTCAGGCGATTCGACGCGTGATTGCGGAGTCGGGTCGACCGCTCAGTCCGGCTGAGATCCAGGAAGCGGCGAAACATGAGATTCCGTCGCTGGGCCTCGCGACGGTTTATCGGGTGATCAAGCGAATGGCCGAGGACGGGGAAGTGGCTGCCGTGCAGCTTCCAGGCGAGCCGCCTCGTTATGAAGATCAGCGCGTGGCGGCAAACCACCATCATCATTTCCACTGCAAGCGCTGTGGCCGGGTCTTCGACGTGCCCGGGTGTCCGGACGGTCTCGACGCGCTGACGCCGCCGGGGTTCCAGGTCGATCATCATGAACTGGTGCTGTACGGCCAGTGTGTCTCTTGTCAGAGAGCGCCGACGACCTCGTGA
- a CDS encoding SDR family oxidoreductase has protein sequence MIGKRCLVTGATSGIGAVTAEELARLGAEVILVGRDPKKCEEMRNRLEQRTGNDAVHSMVADLSSQAEVRRLAETVRERFDRLDVLVNNAGALFLERRESVDGIEMTFALNHLAYFLLTNLLLDRLKAAAPSRIVVVASDAHRGASINFDDLQSQRKFKGLRTYSQSKLANVLFARELARRLEGTGVTINALHPGVVNSSFFSSGEGPAWWVMRRVAGLIAISSEQGAKTSVYLASSPEVEEVSGAYFVKQRNVKPASAAQNDEVASRLWRVSEEMTGLVTSS, from the coding sequence ATGATTGGGAAACGTTGTCTCGTGACGGGAGCGACCTCAGGAATTGGAGCAGTGACCGCCGAAGAACTCGCCCGACTCGGGGCCGAGGTGATTCTGGTCGGGCGCGATCCAAAAAAGTGCGAGGAGATGCGGAATCGTCTCGAGCAGCGGACGGGCAATGACGCGGTTCACTCGATGGTCGCGGATCTTTCGTCGCAGGCCGAAGTCCGTCGATTGGCTGAGACTGTTCGAGAACGGTTTGATCGGCTTGACGTGCTGGTCAACAACGCTGGAGCCTTGTTCCTGGAACGCCGCGAGAGCGTTGACGGCATCGAAATGACCTTTGCCCTCAATCATCTGGCCTATTTTTTGCTCACGAATCTGTTGCTCGATCGGCTGAAGGCCGCGGCGCCGAGCCGGATTGTCGTTGTGGCGTCCGATGCCCATCGAGGAGCGTCGATCAACTTCGATGATCTTCAGTCCCAGAGGAAGTTCAAGGGGCTTCGAACCTACAGTCAGTCGAAGCTGGCCAACGTCCTGTTCGCCAGAGAGCTGGCCAGGAGACTTGAAGGGACGGGAGTGACCATCAATGCGCTCCATCCGGGAGTGGTGAACTCCTCCTTCTTTTCCTCGGGGGAGGGGCCGGCCTGGTGGGTCATGCGTCGTGTTGCGGGACTCATCGCCATCTCGTCGGAGCAAGGAGCGAAGACCTCGGTCTACCTGGCCAGTTCTCCCGAGGTTGAGGAGGTGTCGGGTGCCTACTTCGTCAAGCAACGCAACGTGAAACCGGCCTCAGCGGCCCAGAACGACGAGGTGGCCAGCCGCTTATGGCGCGTGAGCGAGGAAATGACAGGGCTGGTCACATCCTCGTGA
- a CDS encoding MBL fold metallo-hydrolase produces MFFHQRFIPGLAIYSYLVGDEKSKRCAVIDPTRDCDEYLRIAKREGLRITHVLETHVHADFVSGSAELKDRLGAEVQIVSSGLGGKEWVPPYADHVAGDGDEISLGNVRLKALHTPGHTYEHLCWSLYDDTRSRETPWLIFTGDFLFVGDVGRPDLLGKDARQKLAHQLYESVFGVLPGLPEFTEVFPGHGAGSLCGKALGSRGSTTVGFERRYNGSLQKRSEAEWVSSLLEGMPIAPPYFLRMKKVNAEGPKIIGPELPGQRRFSAEQVHERTCQECLIVDVRTKEAFAASHIPGSINIPLGQNLPTWAGWVLPYDRPTLIVPDDPLDVPEVVTHLLRVGFDDVQGYLEGGINDWQTHGYPINRLETISVHELADRRKAASGRLFVLDVRTEAEWDGGHLEGAHHIHGGTLEDRFAEIPRDRPVAVVCGSGYRASIASSFLKREGYEDVMNVLGGMSAWKAAKLPTTTE; encoded by the coding sequence ATGTTTTTTCACCAGCGGTTTATTCCGGGGCTGGCCATCTATTCGTATCTGGTCGGCGATGAAAAATCGAAGCGGTGCGCCGTGATCGATCCGACTCGGGACTGCGACGAATATTTAAGGATTGCCAAACGAGAAGGCTTGCGCATTACCCACGTCCTGGAAACCCACGTGCATGCCGATTTTGTCAGCGGCTCGGCGGAGTTGAAGGACCGCTTGGGAGCTGAGGTTCAGATTGTGTCGTCGGGCCTTGGTGGGAAGGAGTGGGTTCCGCCTTATGCAGATCACGTCGCCGGGGATGGCGATGAAATTTCCCTCGGAAATGTTCGCCTGAAGGCGCTCCATACGCCGGGTCATACCTATGAGCATCTTTGCTGGTCGCTGTACGACGACACCCGGAGCCGGGAAACTCCGTGGCTGATCTTTACCGGAGATTTCCTGTTTGTCGGTGATGTCGGCCGGCCCGATCTCCTGGGAAAAGACGCCCGCCAGAAACTCGCCCATCAGCTTTACGAAAGCGTTTTTGGAGTCCTCCCGGGATTGCCGGAATTCACCGAGGTCTTTCCGGGGCATGGGGCAGGTTCTCTTTGCGGCAAGGCGCTTGGATCGCGCGGATCGACCACCGTCGGCTTCGAGCGACGCTACAACGGATCGCTTCAAAAGCGATCGGAAGCGGAATGGGTTTCCTCGTTACTGGAAGGGATGCCGATCGCCCCGCCTTATTTTCTTCGGATGAAGAAGGTCAACGCTGAGGGGCCAAAGATCATCGGTCCCGAGTTGCCGGGCCAGCGCCGTTTCTCGGCCGAGCAGGTTCACGAACGGACCTGTCAGGAATGCCTGATTGTGGATGTGAGAACAAAGGAAGCCTTTGCCGCCTCGCACATTCCCGGATCGATCAACATTCCCCTTGGGCAGAATCTCCCGACCTGGGCCGGCTGGGTCTTGCCTTACGATCGCCCGACGCTGATCGTGCCCGACGATCCGCTCGATGTTCCCGAGGTGGTGACGCACCTGCTCCGGGTCGGCTTTGACGACGTGCAGGGCTACCTCGAAGGGGGGATAAACGACTGGCAAACCCACGGTTACCCGATCAATCGCCTGGAGACGATCTCGGTTCATGAGCTGGCCGATCGGCGGAAGGCGGCGTCGGGGCGGCTCTTTGTCCTTGATGTTCGGACTGAGGCTGAGTGGGACGGCGGACATCTTGAGGGCGCACATCATATCCACGGCGGGACACTCGAAGATCGCTTCGCCGAAATCCCTCGCGATCGTCCCGTGGCTGTGGTGTGTGGTTCGGGTTATCGGGCCTCGATTGCCTCGTCCTTCCTGAAGCGAGAAGGGTATGAGGACGTGATGAATGTTCTCGGCGGGATGAGTGCCTGGAAGGCGGCCAAGTTGCCCACAACGACCGAATGA
- a CDS encoding GAP1-N2 domain-containing protein, with translation MEASCSSPCGWSPAASLSRLRGFPAFCADATFSQQVPPPGSPGNSPQGHVRRVPRRLRARRSTIEGHAVMRADQAIYTSLPRSGREGYHVVSRSPGVSESDARTLASWCPSHGALIVDETNRASVNIHPLTEGRMVVSRSCEGPPEYSGRGGRQIYTHIIIFEIQWIERRGIVPISLYFDALALGVFRYRAEPETVLHEVELSRCHRPLHLHSKSDELSHLNSNEMNLLSAKLASGKPIELHHPGDRVRFAEHLLGRLPIELAITVSLSTSLKPSTARPVALCLIP, from the coding sequence ATGGAAGCGAGTTGCTCATCCCCTTGCGGGTGGAGCCCCGCGGCGTCGTTGAGCCGTTTGCGTGGCTTTCCGGCCTTCTGCGCTGACGCGACATTCTCTCAGCAAGTGCCACCTCCGGGGTCCCCTGGGAACAGCCCACAAGGACACGTTCGCAGGGTGCCTCGCCGTCTTCGAGCCAGGCGATCGACGATTGAAGGACACGCGGTCATGAGGGCGGACCAGGCGATTTACACCTCGTTACCCCGGAGTGGCCGGGAAGGCTATCACGTGGTCAGCCGATCGCCAGGCGTCTCGGAATCCGATGCCCGAACTCTGGCCTCGTGGTGCCCTTCCCACGGTGCGCTCATTGTCGATGAGACTAACCGGGCAAGCGTCAACATTCACCCTTTGACTGAAGGACGGATGGTAGTTTCTCGCTCGTGCGAAGGCCCGCCGGAATACAGCGGTCGAGGCGGACGCCAAATTTACACGCATATCATTATTTTCGAAATCCAATGGATCGAACGCCGGGGAATCGTCCCAATTTCCCTGTACTTTGATGCGCTCGCTCTCGGTGTCTTTCGATACCGAGCCGAGCCTGAAACCGTGCTTCACGAGGTTGAACTGAGCCGTTGTCACCGACCGCTTCACTTACACAGCAAATCGGACGAACTTTCACATCTCAATTCAAATGAAATGAATTTACTCAGTGCAAAACTCGCTTCCGGAAAACCGATTGAACTCCACCACCCCGGTGACCGCGTCCGGTTCGCGGAACACCTGCTCGGCCGCCTACCGATCGAACTCGCCATTACGGTCAGCCTCTCAACCAGCCTCAAACCCTCAACTGCTCGACCCGTTGCCCTCTGCCTGATTCCATGA